A segment of the Desulfitobacterium dehalogenans ATCC 51507 genome:
CCCGGTACTCCCGTTTCAGCTGTTCTCTGAAGTTGGGATGGGCAATGCCGATCAGCGCCGCAGCTCTTTCGCTATCCGATTTGCAGTATAAATTGACAGCCCCGTATTCGGTAACAACCCAACGAACATCATTGCGGGTGGTCGTTACAGGGGTTCCCGGCTTCAATTGGCAGGAAATTCTGGATACCGTTCCGTTTTTGGCTGAGGATTGAAGAACAATAATAGGCCGGCCATTCTTGGAAGCCCCGGCGCCGCGGATAAAATCCAATTGACCGCCGATACCGCTGTATTGTTGGGGACCAATGGCTTCAGCACAAACCTGACCGCTTAAGTCAACTTCCAGGGCGGAATTGATCGCCACCATATTGTCATGTTGCGCGATGATGCAGGGGTTATTGACATAATCCACGGCCCGAAACTCAAACACCGGATTGTTATGGATATATTCGTAAACCTTCTTCGTCCCCTGGGCAAAAGTTACCACGATTTTCCCCGGATTCAAGGTTTTCCTGGAGCCATTGACGATTCCGGCCTCAATCAGTTCGATGAGACCGTCGGAAAACATCTCTGTGTGAATACCCAGATCTTTTTTATCCTTGAGGTAATAAAGGATGGCATCCGGAATAGTCCCGGCGCCCATTTGGAGGGTATCGCCATCTTGAATCAGCGCCGCCACATTGCGGCCGATGGCTTGCGTGACTTCGTTCATGGCCGCAAAACGGGTAAGCTCCAGAATCGGACTGTCGTTTTCCACAATGTAATCCAGATCATTAACATGGACGAGGGTATCGCCATAGGTCCGCGGAACATTGGGATTGACTTCGGCGATAACGGTTTTGGCGCATTTCACCAGCTCTTTGGAGTGATCGACCGACATGCCCAGACTGCAGTAGCCATGCTCATCGGGCGGGCTGACCATGGTCAAAAAGACGTCGGATTTCAAATGACCTTCGCGGAAAGCCCGGGGAAATTCATGAAACATCAGCGTGAAGAAGGTGCCGCGGTTATCCCAGACCGATTTTCGGGTATTGGCGCCGAGGAATATGGATCTTAAGATAAAATGATCTTCCATTTCAGGTTGGCAGTAAGGCGAGCTGCCCAGGGACACCCCTTGGATAATGGTCACATTCTCCAACTCCTGGTAACGTTTGACGAGAGCATTGACCAGCAGCTCCGATTCGCTTGCCGCATGGCCGGGTATAACAAAATCGCCCGATTGAACGACTTTCACGGCTTCATCAGCAGTTCTTAAACGCTTCTTATACGTTTCTCTCCAATCCATGGGTTAGACGCTCCTTTCCAGCTATAGAATTATTGTCTGAACTCAATCTATAGCAATAACCGTGCCAGCCATCGAGCCGGCCAAGGAAAAACGCAGCAGAGAGGAATTTCTGACAGTTGAGGTGATTGACCATGGTAACGGGATATATGGTAATACTACAACGTGGGATGTGGTTATTTTACGACATGTGTAATATGTACGACGGATTAAACCTGAAAGGATTGTTCAAAAAATCATAATCACTTATAATGATTTATACCGATTGTTTTTATAAGCGAATTATGAGAATTAATAAAAGGGTGAACGATCAATGATTGAGCCGAGTTCTATGCATAGCAACGCCTATTCCCTTGAGGAAGTCATGGATAATTCTTATGATTCCATTTTTGTTACCGATGCTGAAGGGAATATCTTAATGGCCAATCCGACGGCCGAACGGCTGCTGAACCTGTCTATTAACCAGATGGTCGGTAAAAATATCCAGGAGCTTGTTGAAGAAGGGTATTGGGATAAATCCATAGCCTTGGAAGCTATTGAAAAGAGAACCACCGTGACCGGGACGATCAAAACCAGGGATGGAGTCAATCTGATGTGCACCAGCCGGCCCTTATTCGATAGGCTAGGCAATATCACCATGGTCATCAGCAACAGCCGGGACCAGGATACCCTCGTGAAACTGGCCCAGACTTTGGATAAAGAGCGGGAACTTGTTCAGCGCTATAAAGAGGAGGTCCGGTACTTAAGAGAGCAAGGCGTTAGAAATAAGCATTTGGTTGCTGAGAGTACGGCCATGAAGAATATAGTGCTGGAAGCGAACTGGGTAGGACCCACAGAGTCTTCTGTCCTGTTGTACGGCGAATCCGGTACGGGCAAAGAAATATTGGCCAAGTATATCTACAGTATCAGCCGCCGGGCCAAGGAAGCCTTTATCACCGTGAATTGTTCAGCCATTCCCGAAAATTTGATTGAAGCTGAACTGTTTGGCTATGAAAAAGGATCCTTTACCGGCGCGGATGCCAAAGGAAAACCCGGATTATTTGAACTGGCCGATCGGGGAACGATCTTCCTGGATGAGATCGGTGAGATGCCCCTTGTCCTGCAGGCCAAATTATTGCGTGTCCTGGAGAACGGCGACGTGAGAAGAATAGGGGGCATCACTTCGCGCAAAATTGACTTTCGCTTGATTTGTGCCACAAACCGTGATTTAGAGAAGATGGTTGAGAATAAAACATTCCGAGAAGATCTCTTTTACCGTATTAATGTTGTGCCTCTTCATCTGGCTCCGCTGCGCGACCGCCCGGAGGATATTATGACCATAAGTCATATGTTTCTGAAGGAATTAAATAAAAAATATGGGTATGACAAGGTGTTTTCAACCGAAACCCTCAATGGGTTTCTGAACTATAGCTGGCCCGGAAATGTCCGCGAACTGCGCAATTTGATTGAACGCCTGGTGATCACGACCAGGGGCCGTGTGATCGATTATCAGGTTGAGGACATGTCAAATCGGCCGGGAAATCGTGCAGCGGGCCAAGATCATGAGGAAAACGGGACCTTTCGCATTCAGGTAAATTCCAAAGCCCCGCTCAGGAAGATCATGAGTCAAGTAGAGCAGGAATATATAAAGAATATCTTGCGGGAATGCCATGGGTGCGTAAGTGAAGCCGCACGGATATTAGGTATCGACCGCTCAGCGATCTACCGAAAGGTTCAGGTCGCCCATCTGAGGGAGCGGGAAAAAAGTTGAACATAAATTAAGAAAGCAAGCCTCTCCAGCCGGTTCCGGAGGGGCTTGCTTTTTACCTTCAGTCCATTTAAGCGACTTCATTTAGTCGTGGTAATAAGACATGTTGTAGCTATGCTACATATCTTATTGCAAATTTACCATAGGCAAAGAGGTGTATCCTTAAGTGCGGTTGGAAAAATCCTAAAAACTTGATAAATCTAAGCAAAGAACTTCATTGGTAACCTGGCATGCTTTTTGCTTGTACTAAAGATTGACTCAAAAGTTATTTGAGAGGGATCTCAAAGACAAAAAGCATAAAGAGGAAGGTGTTGTTTATGGCAAGATTTGAGGGCAGAGTTGCCGTAATTACCGGTGGAGCCAAAGGTATCGGGGAAGCGATTGTCAAAAAGTTTTACGCGGAGGGAGCAAAGCTTGCGGTTCTTGATGTGGATGCTGCCGGCGCCCAGCAACTGGCGCTGAAACTTGATCCCAGCGGCGAAAAGGTTATCGGTCTAGGCTGCAATGTTGTCAGGGGTGACGAAGTAAAGGCTGCTTTTGCAGCGATTATGGCGAAGTTTGGTACGGTGGATATCCTTGTCAATAATGCCGGAATTACGCGGGACGCCATCTTTCATAAAATGACGGAGCAGCAATGGGATGATGTGATGGCCGTGAATGGCAAAGGTTTGTTTAACTGCACCCAGGAAGCCTGGCTGATTATGAAAGAGAAAAAGTACGGCAAGATCTGCAACTTGTCTTCCACCAATTCCAGCGGCGAAGCCGGGCAGGCCAACTATTCTTTCACCAAAGCGGGCACGATTGCTTTTACCAAGAGTCTGGCCAGAGAAGGCGGAAGATATAACATCAACGTGAACTGTGTGCGCCCTGGGGTGATTGATACGGAGATGATGCGCGCCGTGCCGGAAAGTGCGCTTGAGGAATATATCAATAAAACCGCATTTAAGCGAATGGGCCAACCATCGGAAGTGGCTGACGTTATCGCTTATTTGTGCAGTGAAGAAGCCTCCTTTGTTACCGGCGAGGAACTTTTGGTAGCCGGAGGCTATATGTACAGATAATACGAAAATTTGGAAGGCAAGCTTTAATACGTGAACAGCGGGGAGGGATAGATTTGCAGGACGTCGTCATCGTCAGTGCGGTTCGTACGCCCATCGCTTCATTCGGAGGCACTTTGAAAGGATATGGTGCCATCAATTTAGGAGCGCTGGTTATTCAGGAAGCGGTGCACAGAGCAGGTATTAAGGGAGAACAAGTGGATGAAGTCATCATGGGCAATGTTCTGCAAGCCGGACTTGGGCAGAATCCTGCCCGCCAGGTGGCTTTGAAAGCGGGGTTGCCTGTGGAAACGACAGCCCAAACCATTAATGTGGTTTGCGGTTCCGGACTTAAATCGGTCGTTTTAGCTGCCCAGGCTATTATGGCCGGAGATGCCGATAGTGTTGTAGCGGGCGGGATGGAAAGCATGTCGGATGCGACCTTTCTCTTGGAGCAGGCGAGATGGGGCCAACGCATGGGCAATGGAACCATTGTGGACAGCATGCTTAAGGATGGCCTGTGGTGTGCTTTCAATGATTATCATATGGGCATTACCGCAGAAAATGTGGCTGAAAGATACGGCATCAGCCGCGCGGAGCAGGATGAGTTTGCGGCCTGGAGTCAGGCCAAGGCTGTGGCGGCGATGGAAAGAGGCCGCTTTACAGAGGAGATCGTCCCGGTGGCGATCCCGCAAAGAAAAGGAGAACCGGTTATTTTCGATACCGATGAGCATCCCCGGGTGGGAACAACGGTGGAAACTTTAGCGAAGTTAAAACCGGCCTTTAAAAAAGACGGCACGGTAACCGCCGGGAATGCTTCCGGCATTAATGATGCTGCCGCGGCTTGTGTGCTGATGAGTAAAGAGAGAGCTGATTCTCTGGGACTCCCTTATCTAGCGACCATTAAAGGCTACGGAATGGCAGGGGTGGACCCGGCGATTATGGGAGTGGGGCCGGTCACTGCCGTAAAAAAGGCCTTGAAGAAGGCAGATGTTACGCTGGATGAGCTCGATCTGATCGAAGCCAATGAAGCCTTTGCTTCACAAACCCTGGCCGTGGCCAAAGAGTTGGGCTTTCCCGCGGAGAAGGTGAATGTCAATGGAGGCGCCATTGCTCTAGGGCATCCCATCGGCGCCAGTGGCACCCGTATTCTCGTTACTTTATTGCACGAAATGAAAAAACGCAAGGATAAGCTTGGCCTGGCGACCCTTTGTATCGGCGGCGGGCAGGGTATCGCCGTTGTCGTTGAGCGCTGATGAAAAACAGTAAGCCCCCGGATTTTCCGGTGGGCTTACTGCACATTAATCATGAGTATCTGTAAATATCCGCATGAAATTGGTAAGATACAATGGGTAATAATTTCTCTTTTTATAAATAAAGCATATATCCAAGGATACTTGGAAGTCATCCAGGAAAAGTATTTTTATTTTAGAGCCTTCATTTAATCCATAGGCGCTAATAAAGGTTTCAGGCATTATGGCAATTCCGAGATTTGAATCGACTAGTTTGATAGAAGTTTCATAGGTGTCTGTGGAATAAATGCCATCATGTTTTACGGAGTCTCCCAAAAAATTATCAATCTCTTCGCGATAAATCCCTTGACGACGCAAAATGATTCGCTCATCCAAGAGCTGGCTGAATGAAATCTTCTCATACTTTGCTAAAGGATGAGAACATGAGACAACCGCCACCGAATTGGCATTGGATATTACTTTATATTTAATACCTGACAATTCCATGAGTGATTTTATTCTACTGTTTGCAGCAATTAAAGCAACATCCATGGTATCGTTAAGCAGCCGCTCAATAATCTCCAATGTCCCGCTTTCAATTAGTTCAACACAAATATCAGGATAAATTTTAACGAATTCTGTGAGCTTTTTAGGAACTAAATCCAGCCTTGTAATAGGAATGACACCGAGCCTTATCAGTCCGGATCCGGGATTTAGTATTTCAGAAATACCGGTTTCAAGCTCTGTAACCGCTTCAAGGATGGCTTGTACTAAGGGTAAAAGTTGTTTGCCTTCCGAAGTTAAGACGACGTTTCTTCCTTGCTTCTCAAATAACGGTAAGCCAATTTCTTTTTGCAATTCACTGATTTGCTGGCTTATGGAAGGTTCACTTATAAAAAGCTTGGCTGCTGCCTCTCTCATTGTTCCATATTTAACTATAGAATCGAAATAGCGAAGCTGCCGCATTTCCATCTGATCACCTCCATTTAATTGATAGCTATAGCTTATCAATCATTCCTAATCGTTAATTATCACCTCAGATTAACTATAGTATAATTCATATAAAAGATAATTGGAAATAAATAAACACTATGTTGTGAATGTAATCCCTTGGACTAATCAACAGTTCAATCAATCAAACCATGGGGAAGGTGATATGACTGCAGCTTTAGAGCCCATGATCAGACTCAGTGCAAAATGTAGGGGAGGAAGTTTATGAACATACAACGTTATGGTAAAACCGCAGTTGAAATTTCCCCAGCACCTTGCGGAGGAGGTGTGGAGCCGTGAAAACTTTGCTGGCGGACCGGATCGCCGGTGGAATGCTCCTTGTTATCGGCGGGTTGGCTGTTTATGAAGCGATCCGGCTGTATCCTATGCATATTGGCCGCTCCATAGTCGGTGACGAAACATTTATCGGCTTTCTGGGTGTGGCACTGCTTATTCTCGGAGGGCTGTTCCTCTTTGTGCTTAAGCCCCAGGGAGATGAACAGGCGGAGTTCCCCACCGGACAGCTGCGCAAAAAGATGCTGTTCGTGATGGGTTTAGTGTTCGCTTATTGGGGGTTATTGCAGGTCATCGGCTACCCGGCCAGTACCTTTATGATCGGCCTGGGTTTATTCCGAACCATCGGTGATTATGGGTGGCTGCGATGTACAGTATTTTCGGCGCTGCTTATTATTGTCTTTTACGGAATCTTTGTAATGTGGCTGAAGACCCCATTTCCACAGCCGCTCATCACTATTTTTTAACGGGGGTATTTAGATGGAAGCATTACAAATGTTGTTCTCCGGATTTGCCTTGGCTCTGGAACCCTCTAATATATTGATGGCTGCCCTGGGCGCTTTTGTCGGCACCATGGTCGGCGTCCTGCCCGGTTTAGGGCCGACCTCGGCCATTGCCATTTTGCTGCCCCTTACCGCCGTCCTGCCGCCGACACAGGCGATCATTATGCTGGCAGGAATCTACTATGGAGCCATGTATGGCGGCTCCTCCACGGCGATCCTGTTAAACATTCCCGGGGAAGTGGCTTCTGTGCCCACCTGTCTCGACGGTTATCCCATGGCCCAGCAGGGACGGGGAGGACCGGCTCTGGGGATCGCGGCGATTGGTTCCTTTATCGCCGGGATCATGGGGATCGTTGCCCTGACCTTTTTTGCACCCCTTTTTGCCGAGCAGGCGCTTAAGTTCGGTCCGCCGGAGTATTTTGCCCTGATGTTGCTGGCCCTGACCATCGTCGTAAGCTTAGGGGGAGCATCCATAAGCAAAGCCTTGGCCATGGGCTTTTTCGGCTACCTTCTCTCCTTGATCGGCTTGGGAACCATGACCAATATGCCGCGGCTGACCTTTGGCTCTACCTCCTTATGGGGCGGCCTTGATGTGATCAGCGTCGTCATCGGCTTGTTTGCCATCAGTGAAGTGCTGAACGGGATCGAGGAGAAGAAAATCGCCATCTCCATGGGCAATATCGGCTCGGTTTTTCCAGGTCTTAAAGATTTGAAGCAAAGTATCAAATCCATCTTCCGCGGCGGTGCCCTGGGGTTCTTTATGGGATTATTGCCCGGGTGTTCCCCGGCGGTAACCACCTTTCTGGCCTATGATTTAGAGAAAAAATGTTCAAAAACACCGGAACGGTTCGGCAAGGGGGCCATTGAAGGTGTAGCCGCCCCTGAGTCCGCCAATAATGCCACAAGCTCAGCCGGTTTCATTCCCTTATTCGCCCTTGGCATTCCGGCCTCCCCGCCTCTGGCTGTTCTTTTAGGTGGGCTGATGATTTACGGCCTTACCCCCGGACCATTGCTGTTTGAACAGAATGGAGACTTTGTCTGGGCAGTCATCGCCAGCATGTTTATCGGGAATGTGATGTGTCTGGTTCTCAATCTTCCTCTGGTTGGACTTTGGGCTAAGTTAACGCAAATACCTTATGGTATCTTGGCTCCGATTATTTTACTGATATCTATCGTGGGAGCGTATACTGTCCGCAACGATATGTTTGATGTTCTGGTCGCTCTGATCTTCGGCGTTTTAGGATACTTTATGAACAAATTTAATTGGCCGGTCGTCCCTTTCATCATCTGTTTTATCCTTGGCCCCATGTTGGAGAGGTCCCTTTTACAGTCCTTTGGGATGGCGTTTGAAAACCCCTTCATTTTCTTTCAACGCCCGATTTCCTTAACTCTCCTTGTTGCCACCGGTATCTTTCTGGTTATTTCCATTAAGCTCAGGCGGCGGACTCAAAGCAGAATAGACAACTCTGGTTTTGAAGTAAAATAAATAATAATGGGGGATTTATTAATGAAAAAGAAAATGATTTGGGTCATCGGTATCTTGCTTTTGACAGTTATCCTTGCCGGGTGCTCATCACAATCCGCCCAGGGGCCATCACAAACTGCCAAGGAGGAACCGCCTTATCCGACACGGCAAATAGAACTGGTGGTTCCGGCCGGTCCCGGAGGTCTCACGGATCTGACAGCCCGTGCTGTTGCCGATTATGTAAGCAAAAAATGGAATCAGCCTATTCTGGTAGTTAACAAACCCGGTGCGGGTAATGTTACCGGATTGCAGTATGGTTTAATGCAGGGTAAACCGGACGGATATACTGTCGTGGCAGATAATATTGCCTCTTCCGTGTTGATGGTTGCCGGAATGAAAAACCCACCGATAAAGCTTGAGGATAGAATTTTTGTATCTAAATTTGTGGAAAACCCCATGTGTTTTTCTGTTGCGGCCGATTCTTCTTTTAAGGATATGAAGGAGCTTGTCGAATGGACTAAGCAGAATCCGGAAAAATTAACCCATACCAGTTTAAGCGCGACAAGTATGAATGCACTTACTGCCGCCGAATTGTGTAAAGCCATTGGCGTGGATTACAAAGAAACCCAACCGATTCTTGTAACGAGCGGCAGTGAGGGAATTACAATGATCGCCGGAGGCCATGCCATTTTGGGTGATCAGTCCGTGCAGGAAACCTATCCTCTTGCTGCAGGCGGTAAATTAAAAGTTCTTGCTATCGCAGCCAAAGAGAGGAGCCCTTTATTCCCGGATGTACCTACTTGTCAGGAACTTGGCATAGATATTAACGTGACTTGGTATGGGGGTATAAGTGCTCCGAAAGGCACCCCTGATTATATCGTGAAGAAATGGGATGAAACCATCGCCGAAATGGTAAAAGATCCGGAGTTTATGGACAAGATGAAAGAACTTCACGCCAATATCAGCTATATGAATACTGCAGATTATAATAATTCAATTAAAGAACAGGTTGAACGCTATACCCAATTGTTTGATTCCATAGGCGTTCGTCAGTAACTCTTTGGAGATCCAATAGTGTAATTGTTTAATGAGAATGGGTTTTTATGTAAAAATCCATTCTCATTCTTTTGAACGTTTACCTGAAGTACTTCAAAAAGAAAGTGGGATCAGTAGAAATGGGATGGTTTATTAATTTAAAAACAAGTAGAAAACTTTTTATATGCTTTTTGCTGATGGCCCTATTAATCCTGACTGTTGGCATAACCGGGCTGATTAACCTGGGTAAAGTCAACGATAACCTCAAAAGAATTACCCAGGATGGCATCCAGCCTATTCTCATTTTGGAAGACTTGAATAAGAGCTTTGATAAAGGGGCTGCGGAGATGGTCAGCGTAGTCTGGAAGAGCCAGGTTTCGGAAGATCCTGCAGTGATCGGCGATTCCCGAAGGGTTATTGCCCAGTCCATCGAGGATAACGACCTGTTGATCCAGCAGTATCAAATGCTTAACTTAACCGAAGAAGAAAAAGAACTGTTAGCGGAATTCAAAAGTGAGGTAACTGTTTACCGGGACTTGAGAGAAAAGGCGATGACAGCAGTTGAACTGAAAAACTATGCCTTAGCCGGCGACTTTAATCAGCAAGCCGGTCTGCAGCAGGCTAAGGTAGAAGGAATCATCGAAAGCATGATTCGTTGTTCCTTGGCATACAACGAAGATCTTCAGCGTGCTTCGGAACAGGATTTTGCTGAAGCCAGAATGATTATTATGATACTGACGGCTTGCGGTTTTGCTTTGGCCTTGTTGCTCAGCCTGATCCTAGGCAGGATGATCAGCCGTCCGATTCTAGCTGCAGTTGAGCAAGCCAAATTATTTGCCCAAGGTGATTTTTCTACGGATCAACAAAAAAGTTTAATCAGGAGGAAGGATGAAATTGGCCAATTAGCCCGAGCCTATGATGATATCGACAGTAACATGAGCCGCCTCCTGGAACATGTTAAGGAAGCTGCCGAAGACCTTAAGACAGTGGGAGCGGAATTATCGGTGTCGGCTGAGGAACTGAACGCTCAGGGACAAAACATCAATGCCGGGGCGGAACAGATTGCGGCAGGAATGGAGGAGACTGCTGCCTCTGGGGAAGAAATGCTAGCCTCGGGGACGGAGATCAGCAAAGGCGCCGGTATGCTTGCCGGGAAAGCCTCTGAGGGCAGCAGAATTGTCCAGGAAATCGAGAAGAAGGCCCAGATGATGCGTGAAAATGCTGAAGCTTCAAGAGGAGCGACCCTGAGCATTTATCAGCAAAAACAAGCAGAAATCATCGCAGCGATTAAAAACGGTGAAGTGGTTCAGGAAATCAGGATCATGGCTGAAACCATCGACGGTATTGCTGAGCAGACCAATCTCCTGGCTTTGAACGCCGCTATTGAAGCAGCCCGGGCCGGAGAGCAGGGAAGGGGCTTTGCGGTTGTCGCAGAGGAGGTACGGAAGCTGGCCGAACAATCGGCACAGACTGTGGCTGGAATTCATGCAGTGATCAGTAAAGTAACAGAAGCATTTGGCCATCTTTCCCGAAATTCCTCGGAAGTTTTAAAGTTTATTGAGGAAAAGGTCATTCCTGATTATGAGATGCTTGTGGAGGCGGAAGGACAGCACGCCAAAGATGCCCATAAGGTAGGAACGCTGGTGGAAGACTTTGCTGCGACTTCAGAACAAATGCTTACCGCCATCGAACAAATGAGTAACGCCATTCAAACTGTTTCGGCTTCAGTTCAGGAAACCACCGGCAGTTCCCAGGAAATCGCCCAAAATATGGGCCAGATGGCCAAGGTTATGGAGCACGTGGCTAAGGCCGCCCAGATCCAGGCCGAACACGCTATAAACTTGAATACCATGGTGGAGAAGTTCAAAATTTAATGGTTTTGTCCATCATGGCCAATAAAGCTCTTGATTTAATTGATAGCTATAGCTTATCAATCCTCCTTAATCGTTAATTATCACCCCAGATTAACTATAGTATAATTTTTTTAGAGATGATTTCCGGGGGCATTGGGCAATGAACTCAGGATAAGCTGAAAAATTTGCATAGTATAGATGACGAAAGGATGATTATGAAAATGAAGAGGAAAGCTCTAACAGAAAAAATCGCAGTGATCGGAGTCGATGGATTTGAGCCAAGGCTGGCCAAAAAGTTCCTGGACCAAGGCAAAATGCCCAATTTGCAAAAGTTCATCGACAGAGGCTCCTGCCGGGACGATCTGGTCTTATTAGGGGCCGT
Coding sequences within it:
- a CDS encoding acetyl-CoA hydrolase/transferase family protein; the encoded protein is MDWRETYKKRLRTADEAVKVVQSGDFVIPGHAASESELLVNALVKRYQELENVTIIQGVSLGSSPYCQPEMEDHFILRSIFLGANTRKSVWDNRGTFFTLMFHEFPRAFREGHLKSDVFLTMVSPPDEHGYCSLGMSVDHSKELVKCAKTVIAEVNPNVPRTYGDTLVHVNDLDYIVENDSPILELTRFAAMNEVTQAIGRNVAALIQDGDTLQMGAGTIPDAILYYLKDKKDLGIHTEMFSDGLIELIEAGIVNGSRKTLNPGKIVVTFAQGTKKVYEYIHNNPVFEFRAVDYVNNPCIIAQHDNMVAINSALEVDLSGQVCAEAIGPQQYSGIGGQLDFIRGAGASKNGRPIIVLQSSAKNGTVSRISCQLKPGTPVTTTRNDVRWVVTEYGAVNLYCKSDSERAAALIGIAHPNFREQLKREYRAIYGRTL
- a CDS encoding sigma-54 interaction domain-containing protein — its product is MIEPSSMHSNAYSLEEVMDNSYDSIFVTDAEGNILMANPTAERLLNLSINQMVGKNIQELVEEGYWDKSIALEAIEKRTTVTGTIKTRDGVNLMCTSRPLFDRLGNITMVISNSRDQDTLVKLAQTLDKERELVQRYKEEVRYLREQGVRNKHLVAESTAMKNIVLEANWVGPTESSVLLYGESGTGKEILAKYIYSISRRAKEAFITVNCSAIPENLIEAELFGYEKGSFTGADAKGKPGLFELADRGTIFLDEIGEMPLVLQAKLLRVLENGDVRRIGGITSRKIDFRLICATNRDLEKMVENKTFREDLFYRINVVPLHLAPLRDRPEDIMTISHMFLKELNKKYGYDKVFSTETLNGFLNYSWPGNVRELRNLIERLVITTRGRVIDYQVEDMSNRPGNRAAGQDHEENGTFRIQVNSKAPLRKIMSQVEQEYIKNILRECHGCVSEAARILGIDRSAIYRKVQVAHLREREKS
- a CDS encoding glucose 1-dehydrogenase, whose amino-acid sequence is MARFEGRVAVITGGAKGIGEAIVKKFYAEGAKLAVLDVDAAGAQQLALKLDPSGEKVIGLGCNVVRGDEVKAAFAAIMAKFGTVDILVNNAGITRDAIFHKMTEQQWDDVMAVNGKGLFNCTQEAWLIMKEKKYGKICNLSSTNSSGEAGQANYSFTKAGTIAFTKSLAREGGRYNINVNCVRPGVIDTEMMRAVPESALEEYINKTAFKRMGQPSEVADVIAYLCSEEASFVTGEELLVAGGYMYR
- a CDS encoding acetyl-CoA C-acetyltransferase, producing MQDVVIVSAVRTPIASFGGTLKGYGAINLGALVIQEAVHRAGIKGEQVDEVIMGNVLQAGLGQNPARQVALKAGLPVETTAQTINVVCGSGLKSVVLAAQAIMAGDADSVVAGGMESMSDATFLLEQARWGQRMGNGTIVDSMLKDGLWCAFNDYHMGITAENVAERYGISRAEQDEFAAWSQAKAVAAMERGRFTEEIVPVAIPQRKGEPVIFDTDEHPRVGTTVETLAKLKPAFKKDGTVTAGNASGINDAAAACVLMSKERADSLGLPYLATIKGYGMAGVDPAIMGVGPVTAVKKALKKADVTLDELDLIEANEAFASQTLAVAKELGFPAEKVNVNGGAIALGHPIGASGTRILVTLLHEMKKRKDKLGLATLCIGGGQGIAVVVER
- a CDS encoding LysR family transcriptional regulator gives rise to the protein MEMRQLRYFDSIVKYGTMREAAAKLFISEPSISQQISELQKEIGLPLFEKQGRNVVLTSEGKQLLPLVQAILEAVTELETGISEILNPGSGLIRLGVIPITRLDLVPKKLTEFVKIYPDICVELIESGTLEIIERLLNDTMDVALIAANSRIKSLMELSGIKYKVISNANSVAVVSCSHPLAKYEKISFSQLLDERIILRRQGIYREEIDNFLGDSVKHDGIYSTDTYETSIKLVDSNLGIAIMPETFISAYGLNEGSKIKILFLDDFQVSLDICFIYKKRNYYPLYLTNFMRIFTDTHD
- a CDS encoding tripartite tricarboxylate transporter TctB family protein, which gives rise to MKTLLADRIAGGMLLVIGGLAVYEAIRLYPMHIGRSIVGDETFIGFLGVALLILGGLFLFVLKPQGDEQAEFPTGQLRKKMLFVMGLVFAYWGLLQVIGYPASTFMIGLGLFRTIGDYGWLRCTVFSALLIIVFYGIFVMWLKTPFPQPLITIF
- a CDS encoding tripartite tricarboxylate transporter permease, whose amino-acid sequence is MEALQMLFSGFALALEPSNILMAALGAFVGTMVGVLPGLGPTSAIAILLPLTAVLPPTQAIIMLAGIYYGAMYGGSSTAILLNIPGEVASVPTCLDGYPMAQQGRGGPALGIAAIGSFIAGIMGIVALTFFAPLFAEQALKFGPPEYFALMLLALTIVVSLGGASISKALAMGFFGYLLSLIGLGTMTNMPRLTFGSTSLWGGLDVISVVIGLFAISEVLNGIEEKKIAISMGNIGSVFPGLKDLKQSIKSIFRGGALGFFMGLLPGCSPAVTTFLAYDLEKKCSKTPERFGKGAIEGVAAPESANNATSSAGFIPLFALGIPASPPLAVLLGGLMIYGLTPGPLLFEQNGDFVWAVIASMFIGNVMCLVLNLPLVGLWAKLTQIPYGILAPIILLISIVGAYTVRNDMFDVLVALIFGVLGYFMNKFNWPVVPFIICFILGPMLERSLLQSFGMAFENPFIFFQRPISLTLLVATGIFLVISIKLRRRTQSRIDNSGFEVK
- a CDS encoding tripartite tricarboxylate transporter substrate binding protein codes for the protein MKKKMIWVIGILLLTVILAGCSSQSAQGPSQTAKEEPPYPTRQIELVVPAGPGGLTDLTARAVADYVSKKWNQPILVVNKPGAGNVTGLQYGLMQGKPDGYTVVADNIASSVLMVAGMKNPPIKLEDRIFVSKFVENPMCFSVAADSSFKDMKELVEWTKQNPEKLTHTSLSATSMNALTAAELCKAIGVDYKETQPILVTSGSEGITMIAGGHAILGDQSVQETYPLAAGGKLKVLAIAAKERSPLFPDVPTCQELGIDINVTWYGGISAPKGTPDYIVKKWDETIAEMVKDPEFMDKMKELHANISYMNTADYNNSIKEQVERYTQLFDSIGVRQ
- a CDS encoding methyl-accepting chemotaxis protein, producing MGWFINLKTSRKLFICFLLMALLILTVGITGLINLGKVNDNLKRITQDGIQPILILEDLNKSFDKGAAEMVSVVWKSQVSEDPAVIGDSRRVIAQSIEDNDLLIQQYQMLNLTEEEKELLAEFKSEVTVYRDLREKAMTAVELKNYALAGDFNQQAGLQQAKVEGIIESMIRCSLAYNEDLQRASEQDFAEARMIIMILTACGFALALLLSLILGRMISRPILAAVEQAKLFAQGDFSTDQQKSLIRRKDEIGQLARAYDDIDSNMSRLLEHVKEAAEDLKTVGAELSVSAEELNAQGQNINAGAEQIAAGMEETAASGEEMLASGTEISKGAGMLAGKASEGSRIVQEIEKKAQMMRENAEASRGATLSIYQQKQAEIIAAIKNGEVVQEIRIMAETIDGIAEQTNLLALNAAIEAARAGEQGRGFAVVAEEVRKLAEQSAQTVAGIHAVISKVTEAFGHLSRNSSEVLKFIEEKVIPDYEMLVEAEGQHAKDAHKVGTLVEDFAATSEQMLTAIEQMSNAIQTVSASVQETTGSSQEIAQNMGQMAKVMEHVAKAAQIQAEHAINLNTMVEKFKI